From Melanotaenia boesemani isolate fMelBoe1 chromosome 12, fMelBoe1.pri, whole genome shotgun sequence, a single genomic window includes:
- the rdh1 gene encoding retinol dehydrogenase 1: MVSTEDLTKNLFEVILSHLALTCVLLLAIYAAIRWYIRDSYKVDGFNQKHVFITGCDSGFGNLLARQLDGKGFHVIAGCLTEKGATDLSAAASPRLKTLLLNVTDSASIRSAVEFVSREVGKRGLWGLVNNAGRSIPIGPTEWMELGDFTKVLDVNLIGVIDVTLQFLPLVKKAQGRVVNVASILGRLSLIGGGYCLSKWGVEAFSDSLRRDMQHFGIKVSIIEPGFFKTAVTRVDLINADLKRLWTRLPEEVKDSYGSTYFDDYVKTQNFSMGILCSPDISKVTKCMEHALTARFPRTRYGAGWDAKLFWIPLSYFPTFVTDFVINALLPSLKGAGKI; this comes from the exons GTGTCAACTGAGGATCTAACTAAGAATTTATTTGAG GTTATCCTGTCCCATCTGGCCTTAACCTGTGTTTTACTTCTGGCCATATACGCTGCAATCCGCTGGTACATCAGAGATTCCTACAAAGTTGATGGATTCAATCAGAAACATGTGTTCATCACGGGCTGTGATAGCGGCTTTGGAAATCTTCTGGCCAGACAGCTGGATGGAAAAGGTTTCCACGTCATAGCGGGGTGTCTCACAGAGAAAGGTGCAACAGATCTGTCAGCAGCAGCCTCCCCCAGACTGAAGACCCTCCTGCTGAATGTTACAGACAGCGCGAGCATCAGGAGTGCGGTGGAGTTTGTGAGCAGAGAGGTCGGGAAGAGAG gtctgtGGGGGCTGGTGAACAACGCTGGAAGGTCAATACCTATCGGCCCAACAGAATGGATGGAGTTAGGGGATTTCACAAAGGTCTTAGACGTAAATCTGATAGGAGTCATTGACGTGACCCTGCAGTTTCTGCCTCTTGTGAAGAAAGCCCAGGGTAGAGTTGTTAATGTAGCCAGTATTCTGGGAAGACTCTCCCTCATTGGTGGAGGATACTGTCTGTCCAAATGGGGAGTGGAAGCATTTTCAGACAGTCTCAG GAGGGACATGCAGCATTTTGGTATCAAAGTGAGCATCATTGAGCCTGGTTTCTTTAAGACAGCTGTGACCCGTGTGGATCTTATTAATGCTGACCTGAAAAGGCTATGGACCCGCCTCCCTGAAGAAGTTAAAGACTCATATGGATCTACATACTTTGATGACT atgtgaaaacacagaACTTCTCCATGGGCATCCTGTGCAGTCCTGATATCTCCAAAGTGACCAAATGCATGGAGCATGCACTAACAGCCCGCTTTCCCCGCACACGTTATGGAGCAGGCTGGGACGCCAAGCTTTTCTGGATCCCTCTGTCCTACTTCCCTACATTTGTGACAGACTTTGTGATCAATGCGCTCCTTCCATCACTTAAGGGTGCAGGAAAAATCTGA